A window of the Gemmatimonadota bacterium genome harbors these coding sequences:
- the thiE gene encoding thiamine phosphate synthase, whose protein sequence is MKKIGKLHVITDVVLQDRFSHVALAKMAVDGGADTIQFRQKEGSTRALIEMAIAVKNACGDVPLIVNDRVDVTIAAEADGVHLGQDDFPIEKARDLLGEDAVIGGTAKTLSQARQCIAEGADYIGFGPIYATGSKADAGMVKGLEGLREIVNGVSVPIIAIGGIGIENAGEVIRAGAHGIAVISAVCCQPDPAEATQRLMDQL, encoded by the coding sequence ATGAAAAAAATTGGCAAGCTTCATGTCATAACCGATGTTGTTTTGCAAGATCGTTTTTCACACGTAGCACTGGCGAAAATGGCTGTTGACGGTGGAGCGGATACCATTCAGTTTCGGCAGAAAGAGGGTTCGACGCGCGCGTTGATTGAGATGGCTATTGCCGTGAAGAATGCGTGTGGCGATGTGCCTTTGATTGTGAATGACCGGGTTGATGTGACGATTGCCGCAGAGGCCGATGGGGTGCATTTGGGACAAGATGATTTTCCCATTGAAAAGGCACGCGATTTGCTCGGTGAAGATGCGGTAATTGGCGGGACGGCGAAGACGCTTTCACAGGCGCGTCAGTGTATTGCCGAAGGTGCGGATTATATCGGTTTTGGACCGATTTATGCAACTGGCTCAAAGGCCGATGCAGGTATGGTGAAGGGGCTGGAGGGTTTGCGCGAGATAGTCAATGGGGTCAGTGTTCCAATTATTGCCATTGGGGGTATTGGAATAGAGAATGCCGGCGAGGTAATACGCGCAGGGGCGCACGGTATTGCGGTGATTTCAGCCGTGTGTTGCCAGCCCGATCCCGCTGAGGCGACCCAAAGACTAATGGATCAATTATAG
- the thiD gene encoding bifunctional hydroxymethylpyrimidine kinase/phosphomethylpyrimidine kinase, with amino-acid sequence MKQTLTIAGSDSGGGAGIQADLKTFHAHGVFGLSVITSVTAQNTQEVRAACDLPEEIVRAQISAVFDDFEIAAVKTGMLSSREIVEAVADELTVRNEQPLVVDPVMISTSGFSLLKGDAIQCITDRLLPIAALATPNCPEAELLSKKKIKTREDAGFAARKIADLGTCAVLVKGGHLEGTAVDVLWDGACETIFESERIDTGNTHGTGCTLSSAIAANFALGYGLCDAIDRGKNYVTEAIRHGLDIGKGKGPVNHFYFLDCTDC; translated from the coding sequence ATGAAACAAACCCTGACAATTGCGGGTTCGGATTCCGGTGGTGGCGCGGGCATTCAGGCGGATTTGAAAACATTTCACGCCCATGGCGTGTTTGGCTTGTCTGTGATTACATCGGTTACTGCTCAAAATACGCAAGAGGTGCGTGCAGCTTGTGATTTGCCCGAAGAGATTGTCCGCGCTCAAATAAGTGCCGTGTTTGACGATTTTGAGATTGCTGCGGTGAAGACGGGGATGTTGTCTTCGCGTGAGATTGTAGAGGCTGTGGCCGATGAGTTGACAGTTCGCAATGAGCAACCGCTCGTGGTCGATCCGGTGATGATTTCGACGAGTGGATTTTCGTTGCTTAAGGGCGATGCGATACAATGCATCACAGATCGTTTGTTGCCGATCGCTGCGTTGGCGACGCCGAATTGCCCTGAAGCAGAATTGTTGAGTAAAAAAAAGATAAAGACGCGAGAAGATGCCGGATTTGCAGCGCGTAAAATTGCCGATTTGGGTACATGTGCGGTGCTGGTGAAGGGGGGACATTTGGAGGGTACAGCGGTGGATGTGTTGTGGGATGGGGCGTGTGAAACGATTTTTGAGAGTGAACGCATAGATACCGGGAATACACACGGGACAGGTTGTACACTATCATCGGCGATAGCAGCCAATTTTGCGCTGGGATACGGGTTGTGCGATGCGATAGATCGGGGAAAAAATTATGTTACAGAAGCTATCCGGCATGGCTTGGATATTGGCAAAGGCAAAGGTCCTGTAAATCACTTTTATTTTTTAGATTGTACTGACTGCTAA
- a CDS encoding thiamine phosphate synthase: MNLLPPLYLIADRATCGDRPMLDVLARALDAGVQMVQLREKALDREVLEVLAEQVLLLTARYDAMLLINLVADIAVKIGAQGVHLPGGALPRVVRDRVKPSFLIGYSTHTHAELDCADGADFVTYSPIFTPGSKPGYDGVEAGLEGLANAVAHSRLPVYALGGITPKRVARCRTTECAGVAVMSGILAARDPAKAVCEFLKAWE, from the coding sequence TTGAATTTATTGCCCCCTCTCTATCTGATTGCCGATCGGGCAACGTGCGGTGATCGACCAATGCTGGATGTGCTCGCGCGTGCATTGGATGCCGGGGTGCAGATGGTGCAGTTGCGGGAAAAGGCTCTGGATAGAGAAGTATTAGAAGTTCTGGCTGAGCAGGTGTTGTTGTTGACAGCGCGCTATGATGCGATGCTGTTGATTAATTTAGTAGCAGATATTGCCGTGAAGATCGGCGCGCAGGGTGTGCATTTGCCAGGTGGTGCATTGCCGCGGGTGGTCCGAGACCGGGTCAAGCCGTCATTTTTAATCGGCTATTCCACGCATACCCATGCAGAATTAGATTGCGCTGATGGGGCAGATTTTGTGACTTATAGTCCCATTTTTACACCGGGCTCCAAGCCCGGGTATGATGGCGTGGAAGCAGGGCTTGAGGGGTTGGCAAATGCGGTGGCGCATTCTCGCTTGCCCGTTTACGCACTGGGGGGGATTACGCCCAAACGCGTAGCCAGATGTCGTACGACGGAATGTGCGGGTGTCGCGGTGATGTCGGGTATTTTGGCAGCGAGAGATCCGGCCAAGGCGGTATGTGAATTTTTGAAGGCATGGGAATGA
- a CDS encoding thiazole synthase, protein MTGDFKIAGVTYRSRLLIGTARYPNMQVMLKSVEASGAEIVTVGIRRLNMNDESGEGVLNLLDRSRYTILPNTAGCFTAQDAVLTARLAREALETDLIKLEVIGDERTLFPDVVGLLQAAETLVNDGFTVLPYCNDDPITCKKLEDLGCAAVMPLGAPIGSGMGIRNPYNIQIILNSVKVPVIVDAGVGTASDAALAMELGCDGVLLNTAVAGARHPVKMAMAMKKGVEAGRLAFEAGRIPRKLYATASTAMEGRVEI, encoded by the coding sequence ATGACAGGCGATTTTAAGATAGCAGGCGTAACATATCGTTCACGGCTGTTGATAGGCACTGCGCGTTATCCCAATATGCAGGTGATGCTGAAGTCCGTTGAAGCCAGTGGCGCAGAGATTGTAACGGTGGGTATTCGTCGGCTCAATATGAATGACGAATCGGGCGAGGGTGTTCTCAATTTGCTCGATCGATCGCGATACACTATTTTGCCAAATACTGCCGGATGTTTTACGGCTCAAGACGCGGTGCTTACTGCGCGATTGGCCCGCGAAGCGCTGGAAACAGATCTGATTAAGTTAGAGGTGATTGGCGATGAGCGCACTTTGTTTCCCGATGTGGTGGGGTTGCTCCAGGCTGCCGAGACTCTGGTGAATGATGGGTTTACTGTGTTGCCTTATTGCAATGATGATCCGATTACCTGTAAGAAGCTGGAGGATTTGGGGTGTGCCGCTGTGATGCCTCTGGGTGCGCCCATTGGCTCGGGGATGGGGATTCGCAATCCGTACAATATTCAGATTATTCTGAATTCGGTGAAGGTGCCTGTTATTGTCGATGCAGGGGTGGGAACTGCATCGGACGCTGCTCTGGCGATGGAATTGGGTTGTGATGGCGTGTTGTTGAATACGGCGGTGGCTGGAGCGCGACATCCGGTGAAGATGGCGATGGCAATGAAGAAGGGCGTTGAAGCCGGGCGGTTGGCTTTTGAAGCCGGGCGAATTCCCAGAAAGCTGTACGCAACGGCTTCGACAGCGATGGAAGGACGGGTGGAAATTTGA
- the thiS gene encoding sulfur carrier protein ThiS produces MQLTVNGQERSVDGASTLLDLLIEMNFNAEQKGIAVAVNAEVIARAMWVNTRLCNGDRVDIIHAVQGG; encoded by the coding sequence ATGCAACTTACAGTGAATGGTCAAGAGCGATCAGTGGATGGCGCGTCAACGCTGCTCGATTTGCTGATTGAGATGAATTTTAACGCCGAACAAAAGGGTATTGCCGTGGCTGTAAATGCGGAGGTTATCGCGCGGGCGATGTGGGTAAATACGCGGTTGTGCAATGGCGACCGGGTAGATATTATTCACGCGGTTCAGGGTGGGTAG
- the thiO gene encoding glycine oxidase ThiO — protein MAQKRVLIVGGGAIGLAIGWRLARAGLAVALFDRGRVGHSASWASAGMLSPLSEVQFEEEDLLHLGLKGLAVYPEFVGELEAETGCCVGYRRDGVLLVGITQDDLGYLKFRYRYQRDLELSVIYLSGDEAREREPHLSAQVSAAVWCPGDHQVDNRRLVMALKKGLVAAGGEVFEEMGVDELLIDGARVCGVRVGEEVFEGDTVVLASGCWSRLIPGLPDCARPPVRPVRGQIMRLAMTEDFAPNTMVWYSRVATSTVAYLVPKDNGHLVLGATSEEMGFDEDVTAGGMFELLRAAWEVVPGVYDLPLVESAAGLRPGSRDDAPILGETPIEGLIMATGHYRKGILLAPLTALSIAELILERRTPALIRPFGIDRFGL, from the coding sequence ATGGCACAAAAGCGCGTGCTCATTGTGGGCGGTGGGGCAATTGGACTGGCGATTGGCTGGCGGTTGGCGCGTGCGGGGCTTGCTGTGGCCCTGTTTGATCGGGGTCGCGTTGGGCACTCGGCGAGCTGGGCTTCGGCGGGTATGTTGTCGCCGCTATCAGAGGTGCAATTTGAAGAGGAAGACCTGCTGCATCTCGGCCTGAAGGGGCTGGCGGTTTATCCCGAATTTGTCGGTGAATTGGAGGCCGAGACCGGGTGTTGTGTGGGCTATCGCCGCGATGGGGTGCTGCTGGTGGGCATTACTCAAGACGATCTGGGGTACTTAAAATTTCGGTATCGCTATCAGCGCGATTTGGAATTGTCTGTTATCTATCTCTCGGGTGATGAGGCCCGGGAACGAGAGCCGCATTTGTCGGCTCAGGTGAGCGCTGCTGTGTGGTGTCCGGGCGATCATCAGGTGGATAATCGGCGTCTGGTGATGGCGTTGAAGAAGGGGCTTGTAGCGGCGGGTGGCGAGGTGTTTGAAGAGATGGGAGTAGATGAACTTTTGATAGATGGTGCGCGTGTGTGCGGGGTGCGGGTTGGCGAGGAAGTTTTTGAGGGCGATACTGTAGTGTTGGCTTCGGGGTGCTGGTCGCGTTTGATACCGGGTTTGCCCGATTGTGCCAGGCCTCCGGTGCGACCCGTGCGCGGGCAGATTATGCGCCTGGCTATGACGGAGGATTTTGCGCCCAATACAATGGTCTGGTATTCGCGGGTGGCGACTTCTACGGTGGCGTATCTCGTGCCGAAGGATAATGGGCATCTCGTTTTGGGGGCTACTTCAGAAGAGATGGGATTTGATGAAGATGTGACCGCAGGGGGGATGTTTGAGTTGTTGCGCGCTGCGTGGGAAGTGGTGCCGGGGGTTTACGATTTGCCTCTGGTCGAGTCTGCGGCGGGATTGCGTCCAGGTAGCCGGGATGACGCACCTATTTTGGGCGAGACGCCTATTGAGGGTTTAATTATGGCAACTGGTCATTATCGGAAAGGTATTTTGCTGGCGCCGTTGACTGCGCTATCTATTGCCGAATTGATTTTGGAACGGCGTACCCCGGCACTTATCAGGCCTTTTGGGATTGATCGATTTGGATTATAA
- the thiC gene encoding phosphomethylpyrimidine synthase ThiC — MSNQNGNNATKIYLKGKHGIRVPARKISLTNGEDPVYVYDTSGPQGGDVRNGLPPLREPWIRARGDVEDVAPTYVPQSDAPEIPENLRRKTVLRGTGNVTQMHYAKRGEITPEMEFIAIRENVDPEFVRSEVARGRAIIPANINHPESEPMIIGRNFLVKVNSNIGNSVVTSSIEEEVEKMQWSTQWGADTVMDLSTGNDIHETREWIIRNSPVPIGTVPIYQALEKVGGVAEDLTFDIFMDTIIEQAEQGVDYFTVHAGVLLRYVPLTAKRVTGIVSRGGSIMAKWCLAHHQESFLYTRFRDICEVMKQYDISFSLGDGLRPGSIADANDAAQFAELQTQGELTKIAWEYDVQVMNEGPGHIPMHLIKENVDKQMEWCHEAPFYTLGPLTTDIAPGYDHITSAIGAAMIGWYGTAMLCYVTPKEHLGLPNKQDVKDGLIAYKIAAHAADLAKGHKGAQDWDDALSKARFEFRWEDQFNLSLDPDTARSYHDETLPAQGAKIAHFCSMCGPNFCSMKITQDVRAYAEEKGIESAEALEIGMAEKAREFKEKGSEIYQIAD, encoded by the coding sequence ATGAGTAACCAGAATGGCAACAATGCTACAAAAATTTATCTCAAAGGCAAACACGGAATTCGCGTTCCTGCCCGCAAAATATCTCTGACAAACGGTGAAGATCCCGTTTACGTCTATGACACCAGCGGACCACAAGGTGGGGATGTGCGAAATGGTCTGCCCCCGTTGCGCGAACCGTGGATTCGGGCGCGAGGCGATGTCGAGGATGTCGCACCAACTTATGTCCCGCAGTCAGATGCGCCGGAAATCCCGGAAAATCTTCGCCGCAAAACCGTTCTTCGCGGCACGGGCAATGTCACGCAGATGCACTATGCCAAACGCGGTGAAATCACGCCCGAAATGGAATTTATCGCCATCAGGGAAAATGTCGATCCCGAATTTGTGCGCTCAGAAGTCGCGCGAGGCCGCGCCATCATCCCGGCAAATATCAACCACCCCGAAAGCGAACCCATGATCATCGGGCGCAACTTCCTCGTCAAAGTCAATTCCAATATTGGCAACTCGGTGGTCACTTCCTCTATAGAAGAAGAAGTCGAAAAGATGCAGTGGTCCACCCAATGGGGTGCCGATACAGTAATGGACCTATCTACAGGCAACGACATCCACGAAACCCGCGAATGGATCATTCGCAACTCTCCCGTGCCCATCGGGACAGTGCCGATCTATCAGGCTTTGGAAAAAGTGGGCGGCGTTGCCGAAGACCTCACCTTTGACATCTTTATGGACACCATCATCGAACAGGCCGAACAAGGTGTCGATTACTTCACCGTGCATGCCGGCGTACTACTCCGCTATGTGCCCCTCACCGCCAAACGGGTCACGGGTATCGTATCTCGCGGCGGCTCCATCATGGCCAAATGGTGTCTCGCCCATCACCAGGAAAGCTTTCTCTACACCCGTTTCCGCGACATATGCGAGGTGATGAAACAATACGATATTTCATTCTCTCTCGGAGACGGGTTGCGCCCAGGATCCATTGCCGATGCCAATGATGCGGCGCAGTTTGCCGAATTGCAAACCCAGGGCGAACTCACCAAAATCGCCTGGGAATACGATGTTCAAGTCATGAACGAAGGCCCCGGGCACATCCCGATGCACCTCATCAAAGAAAATGTCGATAAACAAATGGAGTGGTGTCACGAAGCCCCCTTCTATACCCTGGGACCTCTCACCACAGATATTGCGCCGGGATATGATCACATCACCTCTGCCATTGGTGCGGCAATGATCGGATGGTATGGCACAGCGATGCTCTGCTACGTCACCCCCAAAGAACACCTCGGCTTGCCGAACAAGCAAGATGTAAAAGACGGCCTGATCGCGTACAAAATTGCCGCTCACGCCGCCGACCTCGCCAAAGGACACAAAGGCGCGCAAGACTGGGACGACGCCCTGTCAAAAGCGCGCTTTGAGTTCCGGTGGGAAGATCAATTCAACCTCTCGCTCGACCCCGATACAGCCCGCTCTTATCACGACGAAACACTACCTGCTCAGGGCGCCAAAATCGCACACTTCTGCAGCATGTGCGGCCCCAATTTTTGCAGCATGAAAATCACGCAAGACGTGCGCGCCTATGCCGAAGAAAAAGGCATAGAATCAGCCGAAGCCCTCGAAATTGGCATGGCCGAAAAAGCGCGAGAGTTCAAAGAAAAAGGGTCTGAGATTTACCAGATCGCGGATTGA
- the mltF gene encoding membrane-bound lytic murein transglycosylase MltF — translation MIPPALIILCAFVQCSEKQPAPPKYTGDLPQLQDRGVLRVIVSEEPITYMPRQAEPVTLDYDIAHSLADALKLKLELVKADNYVQMLEKLLEGEGDIIASSLTITPDREKIAAFSVPYLYVDEYLITARADSLPRTVADLAGMEISVRQSSSYYQTLIDVQKEVPSLRIHTVSDTLGTEGLVKGIAQGEYKATLCDAHLWHAIANYHDNLVAPLVVAEERPLALMMRPNDTKLKVAVDEYLLAHQFTRQRQQTFTDDLPGLKERRRLRMITRNNAMTYFIYRGQQIGFEYELIKRFASQHDLRLEIVIPNSHAELLPYLNEGKGDVVASAMTITEKRQEQAAFTLPYNEVSELVVVHADGDSIASLQDLAGRTIHVRASSSFYTTLMALRDSVDGLEIAIVPDDVETEDILAGVEEGIYDLTMCDSHLLDIERAYGRRLKAALSIKPTALGWAVRKDNSELLAALNQYIKEEKGGLFFNMMKKRYFKSTRAVARAKDSMRVGLSGQLSPYDDLTKKYASQYGQDWRLITAQMYQESRFDPEAVSWVGAQGLMQVMPSTGEQLGFTDLHDPHESIHAGVKYMHQLINRFDHNLPMQVRIRFALASYNAGYGHVLDARRLAREMGWDPNRWFGNVEKAMRLLSQPDYYERARYGFCRGGQPVHYVENIQNFYDAYVEILNTAIPAKVTQPLSSGLVGPPPAVVNRR, via the coding sequence ATGATTCCCCCAGCACTGATTATCCTGTGTGCTTTTGTACAGTGCAGCGAAAAACAACCCGCGCCACCCAAATACACCGGCGATCTTCCGCAATTGCAGGATCGCGGCGTATTGCGGGTGATCGTCAGTGAGGAGCCGATTACCTATATGCCCCGACAAGCGGAGCCGGTGACCCTGGATTACGATATCGCCCATAGTCTGGCGGATGCACTCAAGCTGAAGTTGGAGCTTGTAAAGGCCGATAATTATGTTCAGATGTTGGAAAAACTACTCGAAGGCGAGGGCGATATTATCGCCTCCAGCTTGACGATTACACCAGATCGAGAAAAGATAGCAGCGTTTTCAGTTCCGTATTTATACGTCGATGAATATTTGATTACAGCGCGGGCAGATAGCCTACCCCGGACAGTGGCAGATCTTGCCGGTATGGAGATCAGCGTGCGGCAGTCCAGTTCGTATTATCAGACCTTGATTGATGTTCAGAAGGAGGTGCCGTCTTTACGTATCCACACTGTGTCAGATACGCTTGGCACCGAGGGGCTGGTCAAAGGCATTGCTCAAGGCGAATACAAAGCGACCTTGTGCGACGCGCATTTATGGCATGCCATCGCCAATTATCACGATAATCTCGTCGCACCGCTCGTTGTGGCCGAAGAGCGTCCACTCGCCTTGATGATGCGACCAAACGATACAAAGCTCAAGGTCGCGGTAGATGAGTATTTGCTGGCGCATCAATTTACGCGGCAGCGCCAGCAGACATTTACCGACGATCTGCCCGGTTTGAAGGAACGCCGCCGGTTGCGCATGATCACGCGCAATAATGCGATGACCTATTTTATTTATCGGGGACAGCAGATAGGATTTGAATACGAGCTTATAAAGAGATTTGCCTCGCAACACGACCTGCGCCTCGAAATTGTTATTCCGAATAGTCACGCCGAACTGTTGCCGTATTTGAATGAAGGCAAGGGCGATGTCGTCGCTTCGGCAATGACTATTACTGAGAAACGGCAAGAGCAGGCGGCATTTACGCTACCCTATAATGAAGTGAGTGAACTGGTGGTGGTGCATGCGGATGGCGATTCGATTGCCAGCCTCCAGGATCTGGCTGGACGTACGATACATGTGCGCGCCAGTTCTTCGTTTTATACGACGCTGATGGCGTTGCGGGATTCCGTAGATGGTCTCGAGATTGCGATCGTGCCCGACGATGTAGAAACCGAAGATATTTTAGCTGGAGTTGAAGAGGGTATCTATGATCTTACGATGTGCGATTCCCATTTGCTCGATATAGAACGCGCGTATGGTCGCCGCCTCAAAGCCGCTTTGAGTATAAAGCCCACGGCACTGGGCTGGGCGGTTCGCAAGGACAATTCAGAGTTGCTGGCGGCGCTCAACCAATACATAAAAGAAGAAAAAGGCGGCTTGTTTTTTAATATGATGAAAAAGAGGTATTTTAAGAGCACGCGCGCTGTTGCCAGAGCCAAAGATTCAATGCGGGTCGGTTTGAGCGGGCAGTTGTCGCCTTATGATGATCTGACAAAAAAATACGCCTCTCAATACGGGCAGGACTGGCGGTTGATTACCGCACAGATGTACCAGGAATCCAGATTTGATCCAGAGGCGGTCAGTTGGGTCGGCGCGCAGGGGCTGATGCAGGTGATGCCGAGCACGGGAGAGCAGTTGGGATTTACCGATCTTCACGACCCCCATGAGAGCATTCACGCAGGGGTCAAGTACATGCATCAGCTTATCAACCGGTTTGATCACAATTTGCCGATGCAAGTGCGGATTCGCTTTGCGCTGGCTTCTTATAATGCGGGATACGGTCATGTACTCGACGCTCGCCGTCTGGCGCGGGAAATGGGATGGGATCCCAACCGCTGGTTTGGCAACGTGGAAAAGGCGATGCGCTTGCTGTCTCAACCGGACTATTACGAGCGGGCGCGATACGGTTTCTGCCGCGGCGGTCAGCCCGTACACTATGTCGAAAATATTCAGAATTTCTACGATGCGTATGTCGAAATACTGAATACGGCGATACCTGCGAAGGTGACACAACCGCTTAGCTCAGGCCTCGTCGGACCTCCGCCTGCTGTAGTAAATCGCCGCTGA
- a CDS encoding STAS domain-containing protein — protein MRVKVDIRDQVAVLSVSGTLMSGPTVVPFQHYVEEVMADGITNVVVDFSRVKWFGSTMLGVLAVSLEMLRNAGGDLRLAGIANRMESLMMVGKLSSHFRTLESVDAAIESFVSDPPGRRET, from the coding sequence ATGAGAGTCAAAGTTGACATTCGCGACCAGGTCGCGGTTCTGAGTGTATCGGGTACCTTGATGAGTGGTCCTACAGTTGTTCCTTTTCAGCATTATGTCGAAGAGGTCATGGCCGATGGCATTACAAATGTCGTGGTTGATTTTTCCAGAGTGAAGTGGTTTGGCAGCACGATGTTGGGCGTATTGGCGGTCAGCCTGGAGATGTTGAGAAATGCCGGAGGTGATCTCAGGTTGGCCGGCATTGCAAACCGGATGGAGAGTTTGATGATGGTCGGAAAGTTGTCGTCGCATTTTCGCACGTTGGAATCTGTTGACGCGGCTATCGAAAGCTTTGTATCCGACCCGCCGGGGAGACGGGAAACATAA
- a CDS encoding STAS domain-containing protein, whose product MKISEKIRGDVAVLTLSGELMSGPEVAPFQDHIKKLASEGIKKVVVDFSRVRWFGSAMLGVLTASLTTLRGEGGDLRLTGVTRKIESILMVTQLANIFTTLDTVDRAVESFADQDA is encoded by the coding sequence ATGAAAATTTCGGAAAAGATCCGCGGCGATGTCGCTGTCTTGACCCTGTCGGGTGAATTGATGAGCGGCCCCGAGGTTGCCCCTTTTCAAGATCATATTAAAAAACTTGCAAGTGAGGGTATAAAAAAGGTTGTGGTTGATTTTTCCAGGGTGAGATGGTTTGGCAGTGCCATGCTGGGCGTGCTAACGGCGAGTTTGACGACGTTGCGCGGTGAAGGCGGCGATTTGAGATTGACGGGCGTTACCAGGAAGATTGAAAGTATTTTGATGGTTACACAGTTGGCAAATATTTTTACGACTCTGGATACAGTAGATCGGGCTGTGGAAAGTTTTGCAGATCAGGATGCATAG
- a CDS encoding CinA family protein has protein sequence MSEQLEVKLGILLRERDWTIAVAETTTGGLISARIVSVPGSSAYYERGVIAYSALSKCEMLGIDEKVMDTYGAVSAEAARAMAKGVQEVSGADLGLAETGIAGPIRGRSPKPIGTAYIAVASAEGVVCEVFQFDGDRDAIRDAIADAALKMVIEAKKTIDNR, from the coding sequence ATGTCTGAACAGTTGGAAGTAAAGCTCGGAATATTGCTTCGAGAACGGGACTGGACTATTGCAGTTGCAGAAACCACGACAGGGGGACTGATCAGCGCGCGCATTGTTTCGGTTCCTGGCAGTTCGGCTTATTATGAACGCGGGGTTATTGCGTATAGCGCGTTGTCTAAATGCGAGATGCTGGGGATAGATGAAAAGGTGATGGATACGTATGGTGCTGTGAGTGCGGAAGCCGCGCGCGCAATGGCCAAAGGCGTGCAAGAAGTGAGTGGTGCAGATTTGGGCCTGGCCGAGACAGGGATCGCTGGCCCCATTCGCGGGCGGTCGCCCAAGCCTATCGGTACGGCGTATATCGCAGTTGCCAGTGCAGAAGGCGTGGTGTGTGAGGTCTTTCAGTTTGATGGAGACCGCGATGCGATTCGCGATGCGATAGCAGATGCTGCCTTGAAAATGGTGATTGAGGCGAAAAAAACAATTGATAACCGATAA
- a CDS encoding Gfo/Idh/MocA family oxidoreductase produces the protein MSSVRFGIMGLGRGRGAAKQVAAAEGSALVCVCDLQEEKAVEQAEMYGCDWTTNYKAMFARDDIDAIGIYTSSGTHCDYAIEAIEAGKHAFVTKPMDILVEKCDAAIQAAKDAGKVLAVDFGNRYSKANQQLKAAIDQGIIGQIFLGDVKMKWWREQSYYNGGFPMGWRSRKETEGGSIANQGVHFVDLICWLLGPVKEVYGRSATMTHDIETEDITIAQLTFQSGAWGLITTTTSSYPNLGTQVEISGTEGTVRWDQRGGIEVMTKDEELVDLSRFEVPDAPADIAEDMVSAITKGTIPVVSGEEGRKSVELFCAAYASSKSGSPVVIDQR, from the coding sequence ATGTCGAGCGTTAGATTTGGTATTATGGGATTGGGGCGTGGCCGCGGAGCAGCAAAACAGGTGGCAGCAGCAGAGGGCAGTGCGCTGGTTTGCGTGTGCGATTTACAGGAAGAAAAGGCCGTGGAGCAGGCCGAAATGTATGGATGCGATTGGACGACGAATTACAAGGCGATGTTTGCGCGTGATGATATCGATGCGATCGGTATCTATACGTCCAGTGGCACGCATTGCGATTACGCCATTGAAGCGATAGAAGCAGGCAAACATGCATTTGTTACCAAGCCGATGGATATTCTCGTGGAAAAGTGCGATGCGGCGATTCAGGCGGCAAAAGATGCGGGGAAGGTTCTGGCAGTGGATTTTGGGAATCGCTATTCTAAGGCAAACCAGCAATTGAAGGCCGCCATTGATCAGGGGATCATTGGACAGATTTTTTTGGGTGATGTGAAGATGAAGTGGTGGCGCGAGCAGAGCTATTACAATGGGGGCTTTCCCATGGGGTGGCGTAGCCGCAAAGAGACAGAGGGCGGATCGATAGCCAATCAGGGTGTGCATTTTGTCGATCTCATCTGCTGGTTGCTCGGCCCGGTAAAGGAAGTTTATGGGCGCAGTGCAACCATGACACACGATATTGAAACGGAAGATATTACAATTGCACAGTTGACATTTCAAAGCGGCGCGTGGGGGCTGATTACGACCACGACATCGAGTTATCCAAATTTGGGGACACAGGTGGAGATCAGCGGCACGGAAGGCACTGTGCGGTGGGATCAACGCGGCGGTATAGAAGTGATGACAAAGGATGAGGAATTGGTAGATTTGAGCCGTTTTGAAGTGCCCGATGCGCCTGCCGATATTGCAGAGGATATGGTTTCTGCTATCACCAAAGGCACGATACCTGTGGTGTCGGGTGAAGAGGGCCGAAAGTCTGTTGAGCTCTTTTGTGCAGCTTATGCGTCTTCAAAATCGGGTTCCCCTGTGGTTATTGATCAGCGGTGA